A stretch of Mucilaginibacter terrae DNA encodes these proteins:
- a CDS encoding prolyl oligopeptidase family serine peptidase: protein MIKHYCLLLTAALFCGHSYAQRMNIKPAPYPQTKKGTVTDTYFGTTVPDPYRWLEDDRADDTKAWVQEQNKVTQAYLNQIPFRETIRKRLETLWNYAKYSAPFKEGAYTYFYKNDGLQAQAVLYRQAEGGEPEVFLDPNTFSKDGTTSMAGISFSKDGSLAGYQLSGGGSDWTNAVVINAQTKQVVGDTLKDVKFSGIAWRGNEGFYYSTYDKPKEGSQLSGMTDQHKLYWHKLGTPQADDKLIFGGAETPRRYISAYLTEDERFLVITAANSTTGNELYIQDLSKPGSAIVNVVNNMDNVHYVVDNVGSKLYIYTNLYAPTYRLVTVNAADPQSGKWKNLIAKSANVLEISTAGGKLFAHYLKDATTLIQQYSMEGKLEHAVTLPGVGTASGFSAKKKDKDIYYTFTSYVYPSTIFKYNVQTGKSDVYKKSGVQFNPELYESKQVFYKSKDGTRVPMIITYKKGVVLNGKNPTLLYAYGGFGVNLTPSFSTSNIVLLEQGGIYAVPNLRGGGEYGETWHKAGIKMRKQNVFDDFIAAAEYLITHKYTSKDYLAIAGGSNGGLLVGATITQRPDLCQVAFPAVGVMDMLRYNKFTAGAGWAYDYGTAEDSEGMFKYLYQYSPYHALKPASYPATMVTTADHDDRVVPAHSFKFAARLQEMQKGPAPTLIRIETNAGHGAGRSTAQIIGQETDKWAFMFVNMGVNPTPALPGREGAKD, encoded by the coding sequence ATGATTAAACACTATTGTTTATTGCTCACGGCTGCCTTATTTTGCGGCCATAGCTACGCCCAACGCATGAATATTAAACCCGCGCCATACCCCCAAACTAAAAAGGGGACCGTTACCGACACTTATTTTGGCACCACCGTGCCCGACCCATACCGCTGGCTGGAAGACGACCGCGCCGACGATACCAAGGCTTGGGTGCAGGAACAAAACAAGGTTACGCAGGCTTATCTTAACCAGATCCCTTTCCGCGAAACCATACGCAAGCGCCTGGAAACGCTGTGGAACTATGCCAAGTACAGCGCGCCTTTTAAGGAGGGCGCTTATACGTATTTCTATAAAAATGATGGTTTGCAGGCTCAGGCGGTGCTGTACCGTCAGGCCGAGGGTGGCGAACCGGAAGTGTTTTTAGACCCCAACACGTTCAGTAAGGATGGCACCACGTCGATGGCCGGTATATCGTTTAGTAAAGACGGCAGTTTGGCGGGCTACCAGCTTTCGGGCGGGGGCAGCGACTGGACCAACGCCGTGGTGATTAACGCGCAAACCAAACAGGTGGTGGGCGATACGCTGAAAGACGTCAAATTTTCGGGCATTGCCTGGCGCGGCAACGAGGGTTTTTATTACAGCACGTACGATAAGCCCAAGGAGGGTAGCCAGCTATCGGGCATGACCGATCAGCATAAGCTTTACTGGCACAAACTGGGCACCCCCCAAGCCGACGACAAACTCATTTTTGGCGGTGCCGAAACCCCTCGCCGCTACATCAGTGCCTACTTAACCGAAGATGAACGCTTCTTGGTGATCACGGCCGCAAATTCCACCACCGGCAACGAGCTTTATATACAAGACCTGAGCAAACCCGGCAGCGCCATTGTAAACGTGGTAAACAATATGGACAATGTGCACTACGTGGTTGATAACGTGGGCAGCAAGCTTTACATCTACACCAACCTGTACGCGCCAACATACCGCCTGGTAACGGTTAATGCGGCCGATCCGCAGAGTGGTAAGTGGAAAAACCTGATCGCCAAATCGGCCAATGTGCTGGAGATTTCAACTGCTGGCGGAAAGCTGTTTGCGCATTATTTAAAGGATGCCACTACGCTCATTCAGCAATACAGCATGGAGGGTAAGCTTGAACATGCGGTTACCCTGCCGGGCGTGGGCACGGCGTCGGGCTTTAGCGCCAAAAAGAAGGATAAGGATATTTACTATACGTTTACCTCGTACGTGTACCCAAGCACCATTTTTAAGTACAATGTGCAAACGGGGAAGTCGGACGTGTATAAAAAGTCGGGCGTGCAGTTTAACCCCGAGTTGTATGAGAGCAAGCAGGTATTTTATAAATCGAAGGATGGCACCCGCGTGCCCATGATCATTACCTACAAAAAAGGGGTGGTGCTTAACGGTAAAAATCCTACGTTGCTGTATGCCTATGGCGGTTTTGGGGTGAATTTAACGCCATCGTTCAGTACGTCGAACATTGTACTGCTGGAGCAAGGCGGCATTTACGCCGTACCCAACCTGCGCGGCGGCGGCGAGTACGGCGAAACCTGGCACAAGGCCGGCATTAAAATGCGCAAGCAAAACGTGTTCGACGATTTTATTGCCGCTGCCGAATACCTGATAACTCATAAATATACCAGTAAAGACTACCTCGCCATTGCAGGCGGATCGAACGGTGGGTTGCTGGTAGGTGCCACCATAACCCAGCGCCCCGATTTGTGCCAGGTTGCTTTCCCGGCTGTTGGCGTAATGGATATGCTGCGCTACAACAAATTTACAGCCGGTGCAGGCTGGGCTTATGACTACGGCACCGCCGAGGATAGCGAGGGTATGTTTAAATACCTCTATCAATATTCGCCATACCACGCCCTTAAACCGGCCAGTTACCCCGCCACCATGGTTACCACCGCCGATCATGACGACCGCGTGGTTCCGGCGCACTCGTTTAAATTTGCCGCCCGCCTGCAGGAAATGCAAAAAGGCCCGGCCCCAACTTTGATTCGCATTGAGACGAATGCCGGTCATGGTGCAGGACGGTCGACAGCACAAATAATAGGGCAGGAGACGGATAAGTGGGCGTTTATGTTTGTAAATATGGGTGTTAACCCCACCCCAGCCCTCCCCGGAAGGGAGGGGGCTAAGGATTGA
- a CDS encoding LytR/AlgR family response regulator transcription factor — MIRCLAVDDEAYAVKIIADYINKVPFLELAGTTTSAIDALGMVQQGGVDLVFLDIQMPDLTGIQFLKLCGSKCKVILTTAYPEYALEGYEHDVVDYLLKPVPFDRFLKAAQKALNVLQPASNTAPTNPPPAPPLPETSPNYIFIKGESKNKYLKVGYDEILYIEGLKNYVSVFTPGQRIITYQTLRDLEEQLPRPPFYRVHKSYIVSVNKVRMIDGHTVYIGDTSIPIGETYRDEFYKVIRED; from the coding sequence ATGATACGTTGCCTTGCGGTTGATGATGAAGCTTACGCCGTTAAAATTATAGCCGACTATATTAACAAAGTTCCTTTTCTTGAACTGGCCGGTACCACTACCAGCGCCATCGACGCTTTAGGCATGGTGCAGCAGGGTGGTGTCGATTTGGTTTTTCTCGACATACAAATGCCCGATTTAACCGGCATACAGTTTTTGAAACTTTGCGGCAGCAAGTGTAAGGTTATCCTCACCACGGCCTACCCCGAATATGCGCTGGAAGGCTATGAACATGACGTAGTAGACTATTTACTTAAACCGGTACCGTTCGACCGTTTTTTAAAGGCGGCACAAAAGGCACTTAATGTATTGCAGCCGGCAAGTAATACCGCTCCTACAAATCCGCCCCCGGCTCCACCGCTCCCCGAAACCTCTCCCAACTATATATTTATAAAGGGTGAAAGCAAAAACAAGTATCTAAAGGTTGGTTATGACGAGATACTATATATTGAAGGATTGAAAAACTATGTATCGGTATTTACCCCCGGTCAGCGCATTATTACCTACCAAACCCTGCGCGATCTGGAAGAGCAATTGCCCCGTCCGCCGTTTTACCGGGTGCACAAATCATATATAGTATCGGTAAATAAAGTGCGGATGATAGATGGCCATACTGTTTATATTGGCGATACTTCCATCCCGATAGGCGAAACTTACCGTGATGAGTTTTATAAAGTAATACGGGAGGATTAG
- a CDS encoding ATP-binding protein: MQDIIKIAVVGPESTGKSAMSTYLANHYQTVWVPEFARGYCEQLTGDCTWQDEVNMFHGQLALEAEYVPKANKLLFCDTTFITIKIWSDEMFGKAPQEVLDMLPKHTYDLYLLLNIDLPWEDDPLRNFPTMREHFMEVWHNELQALNANYTIISGTGQARYQAAVKAVDEFLVKVS, encoded by the coding sequence ATGCAGGATATAATTAAAATAGCCGTTGTTGGGCCCGAAAGCACAGGCAAAAGCGCCATGTCGACCTATTTGGCTAACCATTACCAAACGGTTTGGGTACCCGAGTTTGCCCGGGGCTATTGCGAACAACTTACCGGCGATTGTACCTGGCAGGATGAAGTAAATATGTTTCACGGCCAGTTGGCGCTTGAGGCCGAATATGTACCTAAAGCCAATAAGTTGCTCTTTTGCGATACCACCTTCATCACCATTAAAATATGGAGCGATGAAATGTTTGGCAAAGCACCACAGGAGGTATTAGATATGTTACCAAAGCACACCTACGATTTATACCTGCTTCTCAATATTGATTTACCCTGGGAAGACGACCCGCTGCGCAACTTCCCCACCATGCGCGAACATTTTATGGAAGTATGGCATAACGAGTTGCAGGCACTTAATGCAAATTATACCATAATCTCAGGAACCGGCCAGGCGCGTTATCAAGCTGCGGTTAAGGCAGTGGATGAGTTTTTGGTGAAGGTTAGTTGA
- a CDS encoding lactonase family protein: protein MKKIIFLLYLLPSLIFAQSKGKIPKTLDLLIGTYTTGTSSEGIYVYRFYTESGRVAYLSRTGGGVDNPSYLCVAPNGKYVYSVNEIGDDRKGSVSAFTFDPKVGALNLIK, encoded by the coding sequence ATGAAAAAAATTATATTCCTGCTATACCTGTTGCCCTCGCTTATTTTTGCGCAAAGCAAAGGCAAAATTCCTAAAACGCTCGACCTGCTTATTGGCACATACACCACCGGTACCAGCAGCGAAGGCATTTATGTATACAGATTTTACACCGAAAGCGGCCGCGTGGCTTATCTAAGCCGTACCGGCGGTGGGGTAGATAACCCCTCGTACCTCTGTGTGGCACCTAATGGCAAGTACGTTTACTCGGTAAACGAAATTGGCGACGACCGCAAGGGCAGCGTAAGCGCCTTTACCTTCGACCCTAAGGTGGGCGCATTAAACCTGATTAAATAA
- a CDS encoding class I SAM-dependent rRNA methyltransferase, with protein sequence MFEVILKKGKEKAVLQRHPWVFSGAIEQVKGKPANGDVVKLLDVQGRFMAWGFYNDQSRVALRLLEWDESVAIDDNWFRQKVGIAVDSRNFVLADGKTNTCRLIFSEADYLPGLIVDKYADYLSVQILTSGIQNNIAVIIDELQRLLQPKGIYDKSDASSRAHEGLETANEVLAGNPPPELVEVMENGITYGINIAEGQKSGFYCDQRDNRMLVANYATGKKVLDCFSYTGGFTLNSLKHGAASVTSVDSSALAIDTLKRNIVLNGLNEAKHHSIQSDVNKQLRRFKDEGETFDIIVLDPPKYAPSRSALDRASRAYKDLNRIAMLLLNKGGLLATYSCSGAMDIDTFKQVLAWAALDAGKQVQFIHQFCQPEDHPVRSSFPEGEYLKGLLCRVI encoded by the coding sequence ATGTTTGAGGTTATCCTGAAAAAAGGTAAAGAGAAGGCGGTATTGCAACGTCACCCCTGGGTGTTTTCGGGGGCAATAGAGCAGGTTAAGGGCAAGCCTGCCAATGGCGATGTAGTTAAACTGCTTGATGTACAGGGCCGGTTTATGGCCTGGGGATTTTATAACGATCAATCGCGCGTAGCACTGCGCCTGCTGGAGTGGGACGAAAGCGTAGCTATTGACGATAACTGGTTTCGCCAAAAAGTGGGTATCGCTGTGGATAGCCGCAACTTTGTACTGGCCGATGGTAAAACTAACACCTGCCGCCTCATATTCAGCGAAGCCGATTATTTGCCCGGACTGATCGTTGACAAATATGCCGATTACCTATCGGTACAAATATTAACCTCAGGTATACAAAACAATATTGCCGTTATTATTGATGAGTTGCAGCGCTTGTTGCAACCTAAAGGTATATATGATAAAAGCGATGCTTCATCGCGTGCGCACGAAGGCCTGGAAACCGCCAACGAAGTATTGGCCGGCAACCCGCCGCCCGAGTTGGTTGAGGTAATGGAGAACGGTATAACCTACGGCATCAACATAGCCGAAGGACAAAAATCGGGTTTCTACTGCGATCAGCGCGATAACCGTATGCTGGTTGCTAATTATGCAACCGGTAAAAAAGTGCTCGACTGTTTTAGCTATACCGGTGGCTTTACCCTCAATAGCTTAAAGCACGGTGCGGCATCAGTTACCAGTGTTGATAGTTCGGCACTGGCTATCGATACCCTCAAAAGGAACATCGTGCTTAACGGCCTCAACGAGGCAAAGCATCATTCTATACAATCAGACGTAAACAAACAACTGCGCCGCTTTAAAGACGAAGGTGAAACGTTCGATATTATCGTACTCGATCCGCCTAAATACGCGCCATCGCGCTCGGCCTTAGACCGTGCCTCGCGTGCCTATAAAGACCTGAACCGCATAGCGATGCTATTGCTCAATAAAGGCGGTTTGCTGGCCACCTATTCCTGCTCGGGCGCTATGGATATTGATACCTTTAAACAAGTACTGGCCTGGGCCGCGCTTGATGCCGGCAAGCAGGTACAATTCATCCACCAGTTTTGCCAGCCCGAAGATCACCCGGTAAGGTCGTCTTTCCCGGAGGGCGAGTATTTAAAAGGCTTGTTGTGCAGAGTAATTTAA
- a CDS encoding AraC family transcriptional regulator produces MSTDQNFKTDGFEGQRAIVIPNNVLAKFCKENDVIKNGYLTDVGYYPKAKFHKRERTTGATQNILIYCVDGKGTADIGTNQYQVSPGTFIIIPRGVKHAYLSSEQSPWTIYWCHFVGPQTDELFRLIYQKEESYKYDVEFVEDRIQLFDRLYSFLEQGYSTENLTYVNLLMMQYLGSFVFRDRFATSFDKATTSLVDRSIAFMQENINQPLTLFAIATSVNVSTSHYSSLFKKRTGFSPIDYFNHLKIQKACQYLQFTQLRIREIALEVGINDPLYFSRLFTQTMGYGPKEYRKNRLAVK; encoded by the coding sequence ATGAGCACCGACCAGAATTTTAAAACAGATGGGTTTGAAGGCCAACGGGCCATTGTTATACCAAACAATGTTTTAGCTAAGTTTTGTAAGGAGAACGATGTAATAAAGAACGGTTACTTAACCGATGTTGGATACTACCCTAAAGCCAAATTTCATAAACGCGAACGCACAACCGGAGCCACCCAAAACATTTTGATTTATTGTGTTGACGGAAAAGGGACTGCCGATATAGGCACTAACCAATACCAAGTGAGTCCTGGCACTTTTATTATTATTCCACGGGGAGTTAAACATGCCTACCTGTCAAGCGAGCAAAGCCCGTGGACTATATACTGGTGCCATTTTGTTGGCCCGCAAACCGATGAGCTATTCAGATTAATTTATCAAAAAGAAGAGAGCTATAAATATGATGTGGAGTTTGTTGAAGACCGCATCCAGCTATTTGACCGCCTATACAGCTTTTTGGAGCAAGGCTACAGTACCGAAAATTTGACTTATGTAAACCTGCTGATGATGCAATACCTGGGTTCTTTTGTGTTTAGAGACCGGTTTGCCACCAGTTTTGATAAAGCCACCACCAGTTTAGTTGACCGGTCAATAGCTTTTATGCAGGAAAACATTAACCAACCGCTTACCCTTTTTGCAATAGCCACATCGGTTAATGTTTCAACCAGTCATTATTCATCGTTATTTAAAAAAAGGACAGGGTTTTCACCAATAGACTATTTCAATCATCTTAAAATCCAGAAAGCGTGTCAATATTTACAGTTTACACAATTAAGGATACGGGAGATCGCTTTGGAAGTTGGCATTAATGATCCTCTTTATTTTTCACGCTTATTTACACAAACCATGGGATATGGCCCTAAAGAATATCGTAAAAACCGTTTGGCAGTAAAGTAA
- a CDS encoding DUF4932 domain-containing protein → MKTNFTFAAIILFAAAFFTSCQTQNVASRFTSKYAKANAGKVYAQSSETVELGYAMLALTDFAQNDTNIVDHNSDYYAEVMNKFASFKNSKGVQQLNAQLSRNPGLAKSYVEGLYAFQMNNGRFGLKADYRIDLNKIDFKRYGALLENFYKEAAFHSFYMQHEGMYNGMVAKANNEFTLAAAQKTVNAQGYHIVVSPLAKGTTTMAIKGHAYTEGVIFAGIQAEKTQNTPAQVLASRE, encoded by the coding sequence ATGAAAACTAACTTTACCTTCGCCGCCATCATCCTTTTCGCTGCTGCTTTCTTTACCAGCTGCCAAACTCAAAATGTTGCTTCCCGCTTTACTTCTAAATACGCTAAAGCAAACGCAGGTAAAGTATACGCCCAGTCATCAGAAACCGTAGAGTTAGGTTATGCCATGTTAGCCTTAACCGATTTTGCTCAAAACGATACCAATATTGTTGACCATAACTCAGATTACTATGCTGAGGTAATGAACAAATTCGCTTCATTCAAAAACTCAAAAGGTGTACAGCAGCTAAATGCCCAGTTAAGCCGCAACCCCGGGTTAGCCAAAAGCTATGTAGAAGGCTTGTACGCTTTCCAGATGAATAACGGCCGTTTCGGCTTAAAAGCTGATTACCGCATAGACTTAAACAAAATTGACTTTAAACGTTACGGTGCTTTGTTAGAAAATTTCTACAAAGAAGCTGCTTTCCACAGCTTTTACATGCAGCACGAAGGTATGTACAATGGAATGGTAGCAAAAGCTAATAACGAGTTCACTTTAGCTGCAGCACAAAAAACAGTAAATGCTCAAGGTTACCACATCGTAGTATCTCCATTAGCTAAAGGCACTACTACCATGGCTATCAAAGGCCATGCTTATACCGAAGGTGTGATCTTTGCAGGTATCCAAGCCGAAAAAACTCAAAACACTCCTGCTCAGGTTTTAGCCAGCAGAGAATAA
- a CDS encoding lactonase family protein gives MSVDKEQKHVFSANYAGGSLYVYPVGKDGSLGAASQTMQDPATDLGPNKQRQEKPHVHTAVLSPDEKHLLYTNLGSDKIHIYKYKASQPQPLSEPTSVSVTGGDGPRHIDFSANRKYMYVITEMGAHVFTYEYNGGKPKMLQKVSMMEDGSTKEPGGADIHVSPDGLFLYASNRGTANEIVVYRINQENGMLSFVERHNTGGNHPRNFVIDPTGNFLLVANKNSNNVVVFKINRTTGQLTQTANKIEVDSPSCLKFASVE, from the coding sequence ATTTCGGTTGATAAGGAGCAGAAGCACGTTTTCTCGGCTAATTATGCGGGCGGTAGTTTATATGTTTACCCTGTTGGTAAGGATGGCTCGCTGGGCGCGGCTTCACAAACCATGCAAGACCCTGCAACCGACCTTGGTCCTAACAAGCAACGTCAGGAGAAACCGCACGTACACACAGCCGTATTATCACCCGATGAAAAGCACCTGCTGTACACAAATTTGGGCAGCGATAAGATCCATATCTACAAATATAAAGCCTCGCAACCACAACCATTAAGCGAACCAACGTCGGTAAGCGTAACCGGTGGCGATGGTCCGCGCCATATTGATTTTAGCGCCAACCGCAAATACATGTACGTAATTACCGAAATGGGTGCGCATGTATTTACTTACGAATACAATGGCGGCAAACCCAAAATGTTGCAAAAAGTAAGCATGATGGAAGACGGCTCGACCAAAGAACCCGGCGGTGCCGACATCCATGTATCGCCCGACGGCCTGTTCCTGTATGCCAGCAACCGTGGTACCGCCAACGAAATTGTGGTTTACCGCATAAACCAGGAAAACGGCATGCTCAGCTTTGTAGAACGTCACAACACCGGCGGCAACCATCCCCGCAACTTTGTGATCGACCCTACAGGCAACTTCCTACTGGTAGCTAACAAAAACAGCAATAACGTGGTGGTATTTAAAATTAACCGCACCACAGGGCAGTTAACGCAAACGGCTAATAAAATTGAGGTGGATAGCCCGAGTTGTTTGAAATTTGCGAGTGTGGAATAA